Proteins encoded together in one Candidatus Bathyarchaeota archaeon window:
- a CDS encoding DUF1743 domain-containing protein, whose amino-acid sequence MGLRISLLHVGVDDTDSPRMGCTTYVTALIVESLGAMGCRFVDYPNLVRLNPNIPWKTRGNGAVALRIELDRRMDENVVKEEIIKIVEDNSDLGYPGTDPAVCFLKGSVPRELKAFSKKAVQDVVQLHEAERMREKYDVEFYPIRGLRGIVGALAAIGETLDGDHTYELIAYRTRENWGRPRRIDEHSIIEMDKATHPYTFNNYDYEGGRVLITPHGPDPILFGIRGEAPEILLKAFKAIKLYEPIERWVIFRSNQGTDAHLRRIERLREAKPHTPILIRGMVSTKPIRIKGGHVIFRLTDGSDEVDCAAYEPTGPFRKIVESLEPGDEVEVSGGVRPPSNGYGQTINLEKLRILRLEEKIIPGNPYCHRCGKRMESAGRGQGYRCRKCGAKSKSKLEIRVNRDVRSGLYLPPPRAHRHLTKPLQRYGREKSSPPETMIETWHHP is encoded by the coding sequence ATGGGTTTAAGGATTTCCCTCCTTCATGTAGGGGTCGACGACACCGATTCGCCGAGGATGGGATGCACCACTTACGTGACGGCGTTGATTGTGGAGAGTTTAGGGGCGATGGGATGCCGTTTCGTCGATTACCCCAATCTGGTAAGGTTGAATCCTAACATTCCCTGGAAGACACGGGGAAACGGGGCTGTAGCTTTGAGGATTGAGTTAGATCGACGTATGGATGAAAACGTGGTTAAGGAGGAGATTATTAAAATCGTGGAGGATAATTCGGATTTAGGTTATCCGGGAACGGACCCTGCGGTATGCTTCCTTAAAGGTTCAGTGCCTAGGGAGTTGAAGGCCTTCTCTAAAAAGGCTGTTCAAGATGTAGTCCAGCTACACGAAGCTGAGAGGATGAGGGAAAAATACGACGTGGAGTTTTATCCGATAAGGGGGTTGAGGGGCATCGTAGGAGCATTGGCTGCGATAGGGGAGACCTTAGATGGAGATCATACCTATGAGTTGATTGCATATCGCACCCGTGAGAATTGGGGTAGGCCTAGAAGAATAGATGAACATTCCATTATAGAGATGGATAAGGCAACTCATCCATACACGTTCAATAATTATGACTACGAAGGGGGGAGGGTTCTGATCACCCCTCATGGACCGGATCCAATACTGTTCGGCATAAGGGGGGAGGCCCCTGAGATCCTACTAAAAGCATTTAAGGCTATAAAGTTGTATGAGCCCATAGAGAGATGGGTTATATTTAGGAGTAACCAAGGTACGGATGCCCATTTGCGAAGGATAGAACGTTTAAGGGAGGCCAAGCCCCACACCCCGATCCTGATTAGGGGGATGGTCTCCACGAAGCCCATCAGGATTAAAGGGGGACACGTAATATTTAGATTAACCGACGGCAGCGATGAGGTGGACTGCGCGGCGTATGAGCCAACGGGCCCTTTCAGAAAGATCGTGGAATCCCTGGAGCCTGGAGACGAGGTTGAGGTTTCAGGGGGGGTGCGCCCCCCCTCCAATGGATATGGACAAACCATAAATCTGGAAAAGCTACGGATATTAAGGCTAGAGGAGAAGATCATCCCGGGGAACCCGTACTGTCATAGATGCGGAAAGCGTATGGAGTCGGCGGGGAGGGGCCAAGGCTACCGGTGTAGGAAGTGCGGAGCTAAAAGCAAATCGAAATTAGAGATAAGGGTTAATAGGGATGTAAGATCTGGATTGTACCTACCGCCGCCCAGGGCACATAGGCATTTAACCAAACCCCTGCAAAGATATGGAAGGGAGAAGAGCTCGCCCCCCGAAACCATGATCGAAACCTGGCATCATCCATAG